A genomic region of Colletotrichum destructivum chromosome 5, complete sequence contains the following coding sequences:
- a CDS encoding Putative protein kinase, whose amino-acid sequence MSFDPGTKVESEAPPDFSLQTSFGDDLKYFPYQLRGECEDLEAYEPGGFHPVHLGDTFDGRYKVVHKLGFGGFSTVWLARDSASDKWAALKIVVANESSTYETRSVVSDHSVVLESEFFDVATRKFWIDGPNGHHLCLVYPVLGPDLSRLSKGIYTRFKPELAKALMLQAAQALSVLHAEGLCHGDFTASNIALRLKDDFHSFNEEKFLQVFGRPRTDPVRPYSEESPEPHAPRYIVEALDFLSSSSNLLSEKICIIDFDQSFTATSAPTKLGTPAKYLAPEVAVGEHASPASDVWALGCAIFRVRSGEDLFFDYDTNCPADVLRQIVKTVGHLPDQWKETRFDEDGNPTKDQGEPFWALEETRPLEDRVHEILDEPQGLFIDQNGAPQDPAVADPAPPQFESDGPPRVPYTEAYSGMLWKPTAVCVDGGYFVAYSDESDEMLKAFPKMAESEATQLVDLLSKIFEYDPAKRVAAKELIGHPWFGHSQRKRKRVD is encoded by the exons ATGTCGTTTGACCCAGGGACGAAAGTCGAGTCAGAAGCGCCCCCCGACTTCTCTCTCCAAACATCGTTCGGAGATGACCTCAAATACTTTCCGTACCAGCTACGCGGAGAATGCGAAGATCTTGAAGCTTACGAGCCCGGTGGGTTTCATCCAGTCCATCTCGGCGACACCTTCGACGGACGATACAAGGTTGTCCACAAActcggcttcggcgggtTTTCGACTGTATGGCTTGCACGCGACTCCGCTAGTGACAAATGGGCCGCGCTCAAAATTGTTGTCGCCAACGAGTCGTCCACATATGAAACTCGTTCTGTAGTTTCCGATCACTCAGTCGTTCTCGAGTCTGAATTCTTCGATGTCGCGACCCGAAAATTCTGGATAGATGGCCCCAATGGACACCATCTTTGTCTCGTGTACCCTGTACTGGGTCCTGATCTCTCCAGGCTCTCCAAGGGTATTTATACTAGGTTCAAGCCGGAATTAGCCAAGGCCTTGATGCTTCAGGCAGCGCAGGCTCTCTCCGTTCTGCATGCTGAAGGACTTTGTCACGGCG ATTTCACTGCAAGCAACATTGCCTTACGCCTCAAAGATGATTTTCACTCATTCAATGAGGAAAAGTTTCTTCAGGTTTTCGGACGGCCACGGACTGACCCTGTACGACCTTACTCGGAAGAATCCCCTGAGCCTCATGCACCAAGATACATCGTCGAAGCTCTGGACTTCTTgtcatcttcatcaaacTTGCTCAGTGAGAAGATTTGCATCATTGACTTTGACCAATCATTTACGGCCACCTCTGCTCCTACGAAACTTGGAACCCCAGCGAAGTACCTGGCGCCTGAGGTCGCGGTCGGAGAGCATGCTAGCCCGGCCTCCGATGTCTGGGCCCTGGGCTGCGCGATCTTCCGCGTTCGTTCCGGAGAGGATCTGTTCTTCGACTACGACACGAATTGCCCAGCGGATGTGCTCCGGCAAATTGTGAAAACTGTAGGGCATTTGCCCGACCAATGGAAGGAAACACGattcgacgaggacggcaatcCGACCAAAGATCAAGGCGAGCCGTTCTGGGCGCTGGAGGAGACGCGACCCCTCGAAGACAGAGTCCACGAAATTCTTGATGAGCCTCAGGGTCTGTTCATAGATCAAAATGGCGCACCGCAAGATCCAGCTGTTGCCGACCCTGCCCCGCCGCAGTTCGAAAGCGACGGTCCTCCGAGAGTGCCGTATACAGAAGCGTACTCTGGAATGTTGTGGAAGCCCACAGCAGTTTGCGTCGACGGGGGTTACTTCGTGGCTTACTCGGACGAGTCTGACGAGATGCTCAAGGCGTTTCCCAAGATGGCTGAAAGCGAAGCCACGCAGCTGGTTGATCTGCTATCAAAGATCTTCGAGTACGATCCAGCGAAACGCGTTGCGGCCAAGGAGTTGATCGGGCACCCGTGGTTTGGACATTCTcaaaggaagaggaaacggGTAGACTGA